The proteins below come from a single Bactrocera dorsalis isolate Fly_Bdor chromosome 5, ASM2337382v1, whole genome shotgun sequence genomic window:
- the LOC105225944 gene encoding G patch domain-containing protein 1 homolog: MYDEAGLHRFGTTLPALDEDTVPSKKPIRVEDQIVTDENGKRRFHGAFTGGFSAGYWNTVGSQEGWTPATFKSSRSEKATQRQQQRPDDFMDDEDRGEFGIAPQRLQTRAEYTSFEPELNRKRKLMATHSGPIPGKPVLEQLIVPNNVKISERILKSMGWRPGQGIGPRQTRKEKKSARSRNQREMYVMQQYGYQPNASSTKSPEHSDDAGGETESSDEETDKITFAPDDYEPYVCLAKKDRFGLGYRGSLSRDPVLSNAQGVAASNRHINLFEPALEAVGKNNKKISFKGQAFGVGALEDEDEDIYARDDMSRYDFSLEDRKPQKKKVIIEQDQLVVDGFSASKNPLRLKKSENILIPANFTPRNWAERKSRFQPIDAKRAEELESYFKKVEHAKNRLNPDERADLLGEERQIEEQPTTSTHSRAEQTNNQRQSKANPDGQPALQDSKPTRVAGGYDKMTDKGRSFWASLEQNDRFTRASDIEKEISSVNSSEFAGMVKEAYSKSKDDSLTSIFKPFVHDEQKQRRYEEFLLAEVKTEEEITCFLNKIQPVHLNDWDREMEKKEFIQASKIFRPLDGLMSQRFVSESSLEVEQKSSATSESILSSPKKITVERSRSMWKPHSLLCKRYNIAEPFGGHMEEEKRPPSSSKMSVFDYLEDCLHKKSDFKTPVIVPMKIPEIKPILKHTKCGTDKEETNNTKSTTSVSTCTVSTMTPCSPSSSLSDTSIVVVDQLKSAHAGSKRAKDDGPKVGRHTAKTDLEKLSAESISKPSYEKLELYKAIFDDSSDEEGVEQYEVTVISKEGANTDACAIKKAEQVNLLRNTSPPRGIFSALLSKKGREKTPEKTDCNSMESIDLEEKSSPTVMVSGMGLIPAAAKPVNNNRIEFKRPTSKSSKTSVNSASTVSTKLSSNEESTTIQSSKGENNSTTLISPGSKSKSVRLQGSGNVLEATAVTFELPSTSSGVVTDAYGPQLPQHVRFQASDNAVDQMNKMVEEKMIRFLVQRAKNSRQLDNEGWVEKKVRKILKTSTRSSSSSSSSDEDDTSHKSERNARKKKSKKSKSHKKSKKKSKEKRQKKSKKKKDK, translated from the exons atgtatgaCGAGGCTGGTCTTCACCGCTTTGGCACGACTTTGCCAGCTCTTGACGAAG ATACCGTACCCTCGAAGAAACCAATTCGTGTGGAAGATCAAATTGTGACTGACGAGAATGGCAAGCGCCGTTTCCATGGTGCTTTTACCGGTGGGTTTAGCGCTGGCTACTGGAATACTGTGGGCTCACAGGAAGGTTGGACGCCGGCGACATTTAAAAGCTCACGTAGCGAAAAAGCGACACAACGCCAACAGCAACGCCCTGATGATTTTATGGACGATGAAGATCGTGGTGAATTCGGTATTGCGCCACAACGTCTACAAACACGAGCGGAATATACATCATTTGAACCAGAGTTAAATCGTAAGCGTAAATTGATGGCAACACATAGTGGACCAATACCAGGAAAACCCGTACTAGAACAACTGATTGTGCCAAATAATGTCAAAATTAGTGAGCGCATTTTAAAGAGCATGGGTTGGCGCCCTGGCCAAGGCATAGGACCACGACAAACGCGTAAAGAAAAGAAATCAGCACGTAGTAGAAACCAACGTGAAATGTACGTTATGCAGCAGTATGGATACCAGCCGAATGCAAGTTCAACAAAGTCGCCAGAACATTCCGATGATGCTGGTGGCGAGACGGAAAGTTCAGATGAAGAAACTGACAAAATCACATTTGCACCAGATGATTACGAACCATATGTGTGTTTAGCAAAAAAAGATCGCTTTGGTTTGGGCTACCGTGGTAGCTTGAGTCGGGATCCCGTACTTTCTAACGCTCAAGGCGTAGCAGCAAGCAATAGGCACATAAATTTGTTTGAACCTGCTTTGGAAGCAGTAGgtaaaaacaataagaaaatatcatttaaagGACAAGCATTTGGCGTCGGTGCATTGGAAGACGAAGATGAAGACATATATGCTCGGGATGATATGTCACGTTATGATTTCTCATTAGAGGACCGTAAGCCGCAAAAAAAGAAGGTCATAATTGAACAGGATCAACTTGTTGTTGATGGATTTTCGGCATCCAAAAATCCGTTACGTTTaaaaaaatccgaaaatatATTGATTCCAGCTAATTTTACGCCACGCAATTGGGCCGAACGAAAAAGTCGTTTCCAGCCCATAGACGCGAAAAGGGCTGAAGAGCTGGAatcatatttcaaaaaagtggAACATGCTAAAAATAGATTAAATCCCGATGAACGCGCTGATTTACTGGGTGAGGAGCGTCAAATTGAAGAACAGCCAACTACTAGCACACACTCGCGAGCAGAGCAAACAAACAACCAAAGACAAAGCAAGGCAAATCCTGACGGACAACCTGCTCTGCAAGATTCTAAGCCCACTCGTGTTGCAGGTGGATACGACAAAATGACTGACAAAGGAAGGTCCTTTTGGGCGTCTTTGGAACAGAATGATCGCTTCACACGCGCTAGTGACATTGAAAAGGAGATCTCTTCCGTGAATAGCAGCGAATTTGCAGGAATGGTTAAGGAAGCGTACAGCAAATCAAAAGATGACTCTTTGACAAGCATCTTCAAGCCCTTTGTGCATGATGAACAAAAGCAGCGACGTTATGAGGAGTTTCTTTTGGCCGAAGTGAAAACCGAAGAGGAGATTACGtgttttttgaacaaaattcaACCGGTGCACTTGAACGATTGGGACCGAGAAATGGAAAAGAAGGAGTTTATACAGGCTAGCAAAATCTTTAGACCGTTAGATGGGCTGATGTCACAACG TTTTGTCTCGGAGTCTAGTCTTGAAGTGGAGCAAAAGTCATCTGCTACTTCTGAAAGTATTCTTAGTAGTCCGAAGAAAATTACCGTTGAGCGTTCACGATCAATGTGGAAGCCACACTCCTTACTATGCAAACGATATAATATTGCTGAACCCTTCGGTGGACACATGGAGGAGGAGAAGCGCCCTCCCTCTTCTTCGAAGATGTCCGTTTTCGATTATCTAGAAGATTGCTTGCATAAAAAGTCGGACTTCAAGACGCCAGTGATCGTGCCTATGAAAATACCCGAAATAAAACCAATACTAAAACACACAAAGTGCGGAACGGATAAGGAAGAAACAAATAACACAAAATCTACAACTTCGGTTTCGACTTGCACTGTTTCGACTATGACCCCGTGTAGTCCCAGCTCCTCGCTTTCCGACACGTCTATAGTTGTTGTAGATCAATTGAAAAGTGCGCATGCGGGCTCAAAACGCGCTAAAGATGACGGTCCGAAGGTGGGTCGCCATACAGCCAAAACTGATTTGGAAAAACTTTCGGCAGAATCAATTTCGAAACCATCGTATGAGAAGTTGGAGCTctacaaagcaatttttgatgaTAGCAGCGACGAAGAAGGCGTTGAACAATACGAAGTGACTGTGATCAGCAAAGAAGGTGCCAATACAGACGCTTGCGCGATAAAGAAAGCCGAACAAGTAAACTTACTGCGTAACACATCGCCGCCACGTGGCATCTTTAGCGCCTTGCTTTCTAAGAAAGGACGCGAGAAAACACCGGAAAAGACAGATTGTAACTCGATGGAATCTATTGACCTAGAAGAGAAATCATCGCCCACCGTTATGGTTTCTGGTATGGGTCTGATACCTGCCGCTGCGAAACCCGTTAATAACAACAGAATTGAATTTAAACGACCTACAAGCAAATCTTCCAAGACGTCAGTGAATTCAGCCTCAACGGTGTCTACAAAGTTATCGTCAAACGAGGAATCAACAACGATTCAGTCTTCAAAAGGAGAAAATAATAGCACAACATTAATATCACCTGGAAGCAAGTCGAAAAGCGTACGTCTACAAGGTTCGGGCAACGTTTTAGAAGCTACAGCTGTAACTTTCGAACTACCGAGCACCTCATCGGGTGTGGTGACAGATGCCTATGGTCCACAATTGCCACAACACGTACGTTTTCAAGCGTCTGACAACGCTGTGGACCAAATGAACAAGATGGTTGAAGAGAAGATGATACGGTTCCTGGTACAGCGCGCCAAGAACAGCAGACAACTTGACAACGAAGGCTGGGTGGAGAAGAAGGTGCGCAAGATTTTGAAGACCTCAACACGCAGttcaagcagcagcagcagcagcgatgAGGATGATACAAGCCATAAAAGCGAACGCAATGCGcgtaaaaagaaaagcaaaaagagCAAAAGTCACAagaaatcgaagaaaaaatCTAAAGAGAAACGACAGAAGAAGTCTAAGAAAAAGAAGGATAAGTAG